The Opitutales bacterium ASA1 genome window below encodes:
- the gatC gene encoding Asp-tRNA(Asn)/Glu-tRNA(Gln) amidotransferase subunit GatC, translating to MSDTSHLDIDYVAQLARLALGDAEKERIAKQLGDVLGYVRQLEAVNIEGVEPMAHAFDVVNVWQADEPRAGLSVDDALRNAPASRDHMFVVPKVVDDA from the coding sequence ATGTCCGACACTTCCCACCTCGACATCGACTACGTGGCGCAACTCGCGCGACTCGCTCTCGGCGACGCGGAAAAGGAGCGTATTGCGAAGCAACTCGGCGACGTGCTCGGTTACGTGAGGCAACTGGAGGCGGTGAACATCGAGGGCGTCGAACCGATGGCGCACGCCTTCGACGTGGTAAACGTCTGGCAGGCAGACGAGCCGCGCGCCGGTCTCTCCGTCGACGACGCGCTGCGCAATGCGCCGGCCTCGCGCGACCACATGTTCGTGGTGCCCAAGGTGGTCGACGACGCCTGA
- the gatA gene encoding Asp-tRNA(Asn)/Glu-tRNA(Gln) amidotransferase subunit GatA: protein MPHTMSEPLHFLAATDVSARLAAGTLTSEQITQAVIDRTRAVEDRVQAFTHRDEADALAQARASDARRSSGASLGPLDGVPVSLKDVLACAGQPLTCGSRMLANFVSPYDSTVVARLRAAGAVLWGRLNMDEFAMGSSTENSAMHPTANPWDLERIPGGSSGGSAAALAAGESILTIGSDTGGSVRQPAALCGVVGLKPTYGRVSRFGLVAYASSLDQVGPMGRSVDDVALLLGAVAGHDERDSTSVDRPVPDYAAAMRENVGPWRVGLPREYFGDGLNPEVRASVERAVAFYREQGCEIVDVSLPNTGYAVATYYIIATAEASSNLARYDGVRYGHRSAKANGAIDLYFQSRAEGFGEEVKRRIILGTYVLSSGYYDAYYLRAQKVRTLIRNDFMRAFERVDFLLTPTSPVPAFKKGERTADPLAMYLADIYTISANLAGLPGLSLPCGFTECGLPIGLQLLGKPFDEPRLLAAARRYEQAHDWHLRRPTL, encoded by the coding sequence GTGCCGCACACCATGAGCGAACCTCTTCACTTTCTCGCCGCGACCGATGTCTCCGCGCGTCTCGCCGCCGGCACACTCACCTCGGAGCAAATCACGCAGGCGGTGATCGACCGAACGCGTGCGGTGGAGGACCGCGTGCAGGCATTTACCCACCGCGACGAAGCGGACGCCCTCGCGCAAGCTCGCGCCTCCGATGCGCGTCGCTCGTCCGGCGCGTCGCTCGGACCGCTCGACGGTGTGCCTGTCAGCCTCAAGGACGTGCTTGCTTGCGCGGGCCAGCCGCTCACGTGCGGCAGTCGCATGCTCGCGAACTTCGTGTCGCCCTACGACTCCACCGTCGTCGCGCGACTCCGCGCCGCCGGTGCGGTGCTGTGGGGGCGGCTCAACATGGACGAATTCGCGATGGGATCGTCGACGGAAAACTCCGCGATGCATCCGACGGCGAATCCGTGGGACCTCGAACGCATACCCGGCGGCAGCAGCGGCGGCAGCGCGGCGGCGCTCGCGGCGGGAGAGTCCATCCTCACGATCGGCAGCGACACGGGCGGATCGGTGCGTCAACCCGCGGCATTGTGCGGCGTGGTCGGGTTGAAACCCACCTATGGTCGCGTCTCGCGTTTCGGTCTCGTCGCCTACGCGTCCTCGCTCGATCAGGTCGGGCCGATGGGGCGCAGCGTCGACGACGTCGCGCTGCTGCTCGGTGCCGTCGCCGGACACGACGAACGCGACTCCACCTCGGTCGATAGACCCGTGCCCGATTACGCCGCCGCGATGCGGGAGAACGTGGGGCCGTGGCGCGTGGGACTGCCGCGCGAGTATTTCGGCGACGGACTCAATCCGGAAGTGCGCGCGTCCGTCGAACGCGCAGTCGCGTTTTATCGCGAGCAGGGCTGCGAGATCGTCGACGTGTCGCTCCCGAACACTGGATACGCGGTGGCGACTTACTACATCATCGCGACCGCGGAGGCTTCGTCGAACCTCGCGCGTTACGACGGCGTGCGTTACGGCCACCGCAGCGCGAAGGCGAACGGTGCGATCGATCTCTACTTCCAGAGTCGCGCCGAAGGCTTCGGCGAGGAGGTGAAGCGCCGGATCATCCTCGGCACCTACGTCCTCAGCAGTGGTTACTACGACGCGTACTACTTGCGCGCGCAGAAAGTCCGCACGTTGATCCGAAACGACTTCATGCGCGCCTTCGAGCGCGTGGATTTCCTGCTCACGCCGACCTCGCCCGTACCGGCGTTCAAGAAGGGCGAGCGCACCGCCGACCCGCTCGCGATGTATCTGGCCGACATCTACACCATCAGCGCCAACCTCGCCGGTTTGCCGGGACTGTCCCTTCCATGCGGCTTCACCGAATGCGGTTTGCCGATCGGACTCCAACTCCTCGGCAAACCGTTCGACGAACCTCGCCTCCTTGCCGCTGCTCGGCGCTACGAACAAGCCCACGACTGGCACCTCCGCCGGCCTACGCTGTGA
- a CDS encoding GxxExxY protein → MNDALNAITERVIGAAIEVHRELGPGLLESTYEAALVYELVLQGLRVERQKEQPVRYKGLMIETGYRIDVLVEDQVVVELKAVDAIVPIYQAQLLTYLKLSSCRVGLLINFNVPLLKQGIKRFVL, encoded by the coding sequence ATGAATGACGCTCTCAATGCCATTACCGAGCGTGTCATCGGAGCAGCGATCGAGGTGCATCGCGAGTTGGGTCCAGGACTGTTGGAGTCGACATATGAAGCGGCATTGGTCTACGAACTCGTTCTCCAAGGGCTTCGCGTCGAGCGTCAGAAGGAGCAGCCCGTTCGCTACAAAGGGCTGATGATCGAGACCGGATATAGAATCGATGTGTTGGTGGAAGACCAAGTAGTAGTAGAGCTGAAAGCAGTAGATGCCATCGTGCCGATCTACCAAGCGCAACTCTTGACCTATCTCAAACTCTCGAGTTGTCGGGTGGGCCTTCTCATCAACTTCAACGTTCCGCTTCTGAAGCAGGGCATCAAGCGCTTCGTCCTCTAG